The genomic interval TACGTTGGCGTTTGTTTTGTAATACGCTTACGTTACGCGACGAgacagaaagagagagagcaaACGCACTGGGCGAAAGAGATAGCGACAACGGCGGCAACGTGTTCGAGTGGCTCGGCGATGATTTGCTTATGGGGAGCGCTCCACtttgttgctttttatttgccttttttattattcatactttttttgtataatttttattattttgctttttgtatttgtattacGGCCTGGTTTTTTTAAACTCTCCCTGCTGTCTGAACTTGCCACGGCCGCTGTTCAACAGCGAATGACTGCTGTGAAAAGCCAGCCGTTTGCTTGGAGCGAAAAATTGGCGCTCTCTTTGGGGCCGACTCTCTTACGCCTCTGTGGATGTCTGTTGCGTCATCGATGTCTGTGCCTTGAGCTCTCTTTGTTTAGCACTTCTCTCtggcattttattattttttttttttttaatttttgccgGCAAACCGTCAACTGTCACAACAGGCGACGCCAAGAAAAATGATGGGGCAGCGGGGGCTGCGGTGGGTGGTTTGGAAAACTATATGGTGGGGGATAGTGGGTGGTGTTGGGGTGCTAGTTTGCCAGTGGGCGTCATTTATCGTATGATGCGCATTTCCGGCGCCACTCAACAGACTACAGCCATATAAACACCAAGCAAACATCAATAATCTCAACAGATACGATCTTCTGTTACTTAAACTAAACtacatatataaaatgttGTAAAATTACTCAAACATAGTTTTAGAtgatttaaaatatataaatataaaaataatgtttatAAAACCTTActtaaataacttaaaaattaataagaaaatatacaatacattaaactatatataaaactattaaaatataattttatttattctcaGATATATCATTacaatatgtatatgttttatAATCATTAAACAGGTTTTGAAGCTATAGATTTCCTATCCCGATAGAGCTCAGAGTTGCTAAAGTTCGACTGTAATCGAatatctgcgtttcataagtGTTGTGTGGCTATTACATATCGTTTTGTCATTTAACGcaaattacgtatacgacgCGTTGACCTCATTTGGGTTGATCAACAAATGCAGTTGTCGACAAACTTGGCTTATACCAACCGCGTCTCTCTTTCCCTCCCCCTCCACTTCCCGTCTTTCTCTTTTGGCTCCGCTTGGCTTGTATTTCAAGCTCAAGTTCAACGTTGTCTGTTAGCGGTTGCCTGCATACTACCAGTTttcatgctgctgctgctgctgcgtttCCATTAACATTTTGAGTGGCCGTTGTTGTTAACTCATTTTTCGCTTTCGTAAGTCTTGGCCAGTATAAAAATATGCGGGGCGGGCGAGTGGAGTCCGTTTGTGTTTGAGCATTGCTCGCATTTATTTCAACATTTCCCCATAGGGAAGTAATCGAATTGCTACGCCTCGGGTCTGGGTCTGGTTTAAGCCTGCATTCAAAAAAAATGAGCTTGAGAGTTTACAGATTAAAACATGttaaaattaacaaattttattttgataattattttcaaatttttgaATTGAGATTCTAAATgatctttaattttttagcaAATAACGTTACTTTAGTAGTACCATGTATTTTAATACCATGTAcaattatataattaaattttgaatgtgTACCGGTTATACAGCGCCCATTTCTCAAATAGTTGgcgttgcttttgttgttcatCAACGGAAATTAGCTGCGAGTTTCATGTttgaaatgtttattttgTAAGCAATATATGAGGAAATtagtttcagtttttttttttttttgctttattatGTTTTTTGCATAATAGTGTATATCACCGATTTGGGCTTTGGTTCAGCTGAATTTGAAATAGGTGTGTGAAGCTGACAAACAAaccatttctttttttcgtTGTTTTAGTGAATGTTAATTGAAGTCGGGCGAGTTTCGTTTGTTGACAAGTGGAAGTGAAAATTGGTCTTATGATTGGAATCCATGGAAGTTTTTCGACAGACAAAATGTTGAATGGTATATATTGTTTTAGTGTAGAATGCGCATTTTATCCGAACTTGAAGTTCGTCATTTTTATAGGTTCTTATGTTTCCGGCATTTATTCAGCGACATGTCAACTGCACCCAACAGTTTAACAGCTTATCTCATATCCAGTTACCATTTTCAGATCCTCTCTCCACTCACCAATTATGCAATCAACTTGACCTCCAGTTCCTCAAAACTCTGTATTCCAGCTGCTTTGAAGGCCAACCACTCTGTTTTGGCATTGCTGCCCCAAAGTTGGCTATTCGTTGAGAGGAAAAATCTCGCCTAATGGTATACCATAAAATCCACAGAAAAATTAAACagtttttatgattttttttttgcatttatcGTTTCAAAATTTGTATCTAAACCTTTATTGTTTGTTCTTTCTTGCAGTTTTCgtaaaacaatatttattcGCCTTGCCTTAATCTCACTTCTTATCTCTTGAAGTTCCTACTAATTAAATTCAGTTTCTATTACGAAATCAAAGACCATAACAGAAACATAACTTTTCTCATTCGGTTAACAAAATCTACAAAAACTTATACAGAATGTTGTGGAACTTAATATGAATTAAGTTGAGTGTAAAATAATTAACAAATGACTTGACTTTAGGTAGTAAATTATAGCTAATATCTGCAGCATCTCGAGCACTTCTGTTGGAGTTTCTTTAGGTtttctcttttgttttttttttttagatttattttggttttgtatatatatctagGTACATGTTAGTGTCCTTGCTTAGGCTTTCATCTTTACGTTTTAGCTTAAATTTGGTTTTCATTCGTATTCATTTTGTGTTTTGCATGCTGCCAACAACAATTAGGCTGAGTTTCTTGTGGATTTCTTTTAGCATTGCTCTAATGCCTAAGCTGATCTTTTACTAAGTGTTTTGAGTACCAAATAAAGTTTTCTGGCCTTTTCTTAGGCTTTAAGTTATGCTTTGATCTAGCTTTCGTTTACGCCTCAACTTAAGCTATGGTAGCCTTGTGTTATTTATGAATTTACCTTCAGCTTTTTACGCTTTTCacatataaaattatttgcatttcgtttcattttgCAAAATTCTCAAAATATAAGTAAAGGCTCTAAAACGCTTTAAGGtcttttttagtttttggttttatttaattaatttagcTTGATTTTTTGCAACAACtaacaatttttgttttttttgtttcatcTTTTTTTATCTTActacatttaaatatttttatttgtggaTTTTTTCGGGGgctttttattgattttaaaattcaaCAACATTTTCGTCTTTAATAATATGtaagaatatatttttatgtatatatatgtatataagttatgtatatgtgtataatattatgtatatattagcATTTAATATGTTTCGCATTGCCATTCGATTCGCGCcgccacttccgtttccgctacGCTCCCATTTTTTTAAACTCTTACTCACTAAAAACACTCAGCTCTTGCCCGTTACTTACTTACTTAAGTTATCGCTTTGCTAATTTctcgtttttgtttgttttctgcTTTGCACTGCAACAATTTGTGTCTTTAGTTACTATTTTTAACCCTGCCTAACGATCTCCTTCCCTTGCCCGTTTGCTATGTAGTTGAGTGTACTATATGCATACAACTAATATCTGTATAAGATAGATATAAAAATCATCAACTACGAATTTATCTACAAAAGTTAttcgcttgtttgtttgtttttccttgCAGCATGCGTAATTCATTTAACTAATTCTTGTtgtatataataaatatatattaatgcttattgtatatttaacataatttcgttagtttttcaatttttataattaaacGTTTCATACTTTTCAGTTTTatcgtcttttgttgttgctacaAAGTCTACATTTTGTTACGGAACATTCTTATTCGAAAATCTGGGTTTTCTTTTTACTCAAACTCaagagaaaatatttaaatgaaaacgTCTACACAAACTTGTTGCCTAAACCTTCAACAAATACTATTTGCCCTTGAAAAGTTTGCTTTCTTTTGGACTGGCGAAATCCGCGCCCGAAAGTAGACTATAGAATTCGCATCCTCCCCTTTTTGgatgcgtgagtgtgtgtgtggtgtgtatATTTGTGTGTCAGCCAAACTAATTTTCAAATATCTTAGTTCAGTTAAGAGTTTTTATtctgttttcgtttttattcAACAATTCTCTACATAAACCAAAAAATTGTCTACAAAAATTCATCTACAAACTACGGAAAacaatagttgttaaaaatatacaaaactaCGCTTAACCAAAGTTGTGTGAGGGGAGGTCTACTGCTCGTTCAATTGATGGCCAGGCAAATGAAATAAGCAAAATATCGCCTTAATATGTTTTCACCTCTACGCGCAATTTATATTACTTaggtataaatatttttatataaatataacatgatttttgttttacttctGGTTTGTTgtacaaatatgtatgtagCAATTGCTTGAATCTGCTTAGTCGTATAGTCCGCTATTTGAGTTATCCATAAGTGTTAAGTTTATCGTATATACTTGTGTGAATTCATTCAACAACCGAAGCtcaaaaaatttcattttgcaaAATGACACCCAACTTTTTtcatatgttttttttttcattaggTTAATTGTGGGATTCTTTATTCATTTTAAACGTTATTTTGTGGTTGTTTTCTCTAGGTGGTCTCATAGCAGTGCAAAAGGCTTCAGGGTTagattttagatttttttGGGATTCGTTTtgataaacataaaaaaacagGGGTTGGCTAAATATCTATATTGCTATATTACTGATTACTATATAATCTTTGTAGTTATTGCGTCTATCGTTAGGGTtagtttcgatttcggttACGGCTTTAGGTTTATTTCTTTAACTCTGTCTTGAGATCCATGTATGGTTTTCATTATATATTTACTACAATGAGCTATGTGGCGAGGGGATGGGGCATCTGTGGGGGGTGTTGTGGGTGGATAGATAGAAAATAAACGAGTTTTCAATAGTTAAAAGCAACGCTTAGACTTTTATTATTacacacaaatcgttttttgCTTTCTCACTTTTTCGTTACGCTCATTCTCCTTTATCGATCTTTACTTTTGTGGTTCTTCTTTCagttttttgttggttttgcacatttttccatagaataaataaaacttattgaaatttgtttagaaGGAGTGCTTAATGGACTTATTTATCTGTTTATAGCTTCCATATTGTTTGctgaatataaaatataaattttgctCTCGGTCGGTAAGTTTTTTTCCGGTTTCatatattttcttaaatttcTATATAATTGTATGCAGGTAAATGTAACTCAAATgtataacaaataataataattaataaacttaacTAACGAAAATAGTTGTTGTTTAAAGTAACATAATTGTATGGTATTAtgtaaaaatgttttgtttttaaattgtttgtttaagATCTTGCAAATCACACCAAAAGAAATAGTTTTTCTTGTAATAAAAGTTAAACgaataaaatgtttacaactaaaaggaaaaatgtgaaaatttgTAGAGTGATAGCATGGTATGAAGGGGTTTTTCGTGGATGGTCTGTGTGTATGTAGTTCTTAGTAGGAAGTAAGAAAACTAGTTCTCTCGCTTTAACCAGCTGACTATGTCTGGGTTAGTTTTGGGTTGGTTATTTTAGTATCAAGAAATCAACAACGAAAACTATTTCACTTCTAGTTTTTCATTTCTGTCTGTCCACCGTCTGTCTCTGTCcgtatgtttttaatttttttgggGTTTTCTGATATTTTTTTCATTAGGTTTTTATAAAAATCATAGCTCACTTAAACTAAACAGCTGCCATGTGCCCGGCAACTGAGGAGGGAAGTTCTTTGCTCATCTCTAAATGGTTTTCTCTTAGCGTTCCTTtaattttctcttttttttgtgggttttcattttgcaattttttatacatgttttcttttgcattttatggTAATTCCTCTCTCGAgttaatttgaaaaaaggcaacgaaattatttacaaTATGATTTGTTGTGTGCATGTGCATTTCCGTTCACTATTAGCTTAAGAAAAACTTAATCGAACAACTAATTacaaagaataataaaaactaaagTAAAAGGGGGAAAACAATAGCAAAAGAAGTCGAAGAAGAGAAGTTTTTTTGCGTAAAACTAGGCTAGACAactattaaacaatttaaaagaTAACAATTCTACGTCTGTGTTTTTTAGGATTCCCATTGCGCTCGGAAGTATGCTACTTTAAAGGCAAAAAGCTTCGGCTGCAGAGCTTTTCAATTCTCTGCTCTCGTGAGACTTTCTTTTTTGGCTACtctaaaaaatgtttttagttTCCATTCGGTCGGTTTCTCCTCCTCGGTGTTTAGTTAATTTGCTTTTAGTTTTtagcataaaataaatattaaagcgGAGCACGACGCCGTGAGGGGTTTCTTGTgtatgtgtgggtgtgtgtttgcttactaattatatttttgcatatacatatttagATACAATATGTACTTTATAGTGTAGGTTTCATGTCTGCTGTACTAAACATTATTAGTAGTTTTATCATAGTTatgattattgttattttatcAATagctattattatttaattgttgtgGTGTCCTCAGGCCAAGTCACAAAATTGTATTTATCATTACACATCTTGGAATTTCGATAGACGTGCACGCAAGTCCATGTTCTCCTGTTTCAACtgctccacctcctgatgTAATGTTGCATTCTGCGCGAAATAAATTTGGATTAGTTTGATATAGGGATTAATTTGGGGGTCTTTGGGCAGAGGACTCACTTCCTTCTCCAAGTAGCGTGCCCGCATCGCAATCTGGTTCTCCTTCTGGCGCCGGGCATCGCGGGATCGCTTGGCGGCAATGTTGTTCTTCCGGCGACGTGCCCAGTACTTGTCGTCCTTGAGCTCATCTGGAACGAATTGCTTGCGTGACTTTTTGATCATCGGCTGCGGCTTGAGCTCCTCGTCGGAGAAGGCTCTGGTTCGCGGATCAAAGTCACGGCCCGAGGAGGCGAACGAAAATGCTGGAATATCAAATACTAAATGTTAACAATGGCTCACAGACTGTTTCGTGCTAAATTGACATCGTAAAATCAAAAACCGCCATACGAAAATCCAACAAATTGATGGTAACTCATTgagaattaaatgaaattcgaattgaattgaaatttaaGGATTTGCACAAATTGGAATGGGAATCATTGAGTGAAAGCCTTGCGGGCCTTCGGTTGGTGTCTCTTTAACATTTAGCATTTGATAAGACATTTGTGGGTaacttaaattaatttatataattcaGTTATAATTTAAGTTAGAAGCAATGTCCATTCCATTTGTgttgaaataatttaatttacaaaagTCAATATAGTTTAGATCGTATACTTGTGTTCATAAAAACTGCATTATTGATTTGATAAAGCACCTGATAGTGATTTGATAACGAAATGTTATCATCTACTTCGATACTTTAAAATGATTGTGATTAAAGTAGCTTTAAGTTGTATCAAACGTATATTACAAACATATTACAAAcgtatatttgtatttataattacAAGTACTTCAGCTTTACAAAAGTAACATATTAAATTTACCGATTATTTCGATCTCGATTTCGGAAATCGATTGTTCTCGACAGCTCGAAACTTTGACTGTCGATCTCAATAGACATTACATGTGATAATGGTTTGTTTTACGATCTCAATTGACTTTTTATCGATGTATCTACAGCGCTATAGCTAGCTATACTCACTTGACTCGGCCGGCGATGGCGGATTTAGCGTGTCCGGACTGATGCAGTCGGATGGCGAGGGCGACCGCTCTCGCTTTGTGGTTATGTGGCCAAGACCCAGAGACAGACCCGCTGCGTGGCCCAGGGAATCAGACCGGTGGCCCAGACCACTGGAGTGGCCCAGATGCGTGCCGGGCAGGCCATCAGGTATGTTGTTCTCCGACAGGAACTCGTCTAGGTCGGCATACTAAAAGGTTGAATGCGAAATAGGCAATGAGCAACTGGACACCAATGTGAGGAGCAGATATTTCCTTGAGGTTAGTCACACGATCTGAGCTCTGATGATGAGAATACAATTCTCGCACTAAGTAAGCAATCGATAACATTCAAGTTAACTGTTTCACCGTGTGTTTTGTCATGACTGTACTTGTGGTTTGTGTGTTTTTAGGCTGTTTCCACTAAGTGCATTAGTTTTTGACTCAAAAAGTGAATTCAATAGTATAATTCACATAACTATTAAAATACTTTCTAATAAGCTAGTGAAATCAGCCTTGTCGTGTAAAATTTTGAGCTTTGTGTGTAATTTTGACCTTTGGAACATTGTATAAAAAGACGCAGCCACTACGCAGCGATGATAGATATGATACTAACTTGTGTTACCTTGAGGTCGGCATCATAGGGCAGGGTCTTGTCCCACAGATTTGGGCCGAGAAACGCTGTTTGCGCCTCAACATTCCAGATGTCGCCCTCCTCCTTGTATTTGTCATCTGGGCAGATGATTTCTTTGCTATTCGATGTGGATTTGCCTGCAACAGAATGGTGGACAATTAGTCAGGGCCATAGCTGATTAGATAGGCAAGTTAAGGGCTTGATATCTTATCCCCATACTTGGAAGTGGGTCAACTACTCTATATTTCTCTATTATATAAAACATTCGAATTCTTTGGGAATAGCATGGGAACTACACGTATAGCTGTAACAATTTCCGCGAATTTCCGCATGCagcttttggccataaaaacgGGTTACAGCCAAACAAAACGAAGCAAAGAcacaaaaccaacaaacaaacaaatcactcacacacacacacacacacacacagacacaaagCAAACAATGGCAAGAGGAAGCAGCGGACAGACAGCATA from Drosophila mauritiana strain mau12 chromosome 3L, ASM438214v1, whole genome shotgun sequence carries:
- the LOC117140261 gene encoding hepatic leukemia factor isoform X7; the protein is MSDRERSSPTLIETGLKNLIGGRDGNYPLISGINGRKSPFLGFICKSNGKSTSNSKEIICPDDKYKEEGDIWNVEAQTAFLGPNLWDKTLPYDADLKYADLDEFLSENNIPDGLPGTHLGHSSGLGHRSDSLGHAAGLSLGLGHITTKRERSPSPSDCISPDTLNPPSPAESTFSFASSGRDFDPRTRAFSDEELKPQPMIKKSRKQFVPDELKDDKYWARRRKNNIAAKRSRDARRQKENQIAMRARYLEKENATLHQEVEQLKQENMDLRARLSKFQDV
- the LOC117140261 gene encoding hepatic leukemia factor isoform X6, which produces MSDRERSSPTLIETGLKNLIGGRDGNYPLISGINGRKSPFLGFICKSNGKSTSNSKEIICPDDKYKEEGDIWNVEAQTAFLGPNLWDKTLPYDADLKVTQYADLDEFLSENNIPDGLPGTHLGHSSGLGHRSDSLGHAAGLSLGLGHITTKRERSPSPSDCISPDTLNPPSPAESTFSFASSGRDFDPRTRAFSDEELKPQPMIKKSRKQFVPDELKDDKYWARRRKNNIAAKRSRDARRQKENQIAMRARYLEKENATLHQEVEQLKQENMDLRARLSKFQDV
- the LOC117140261 gene encoding hepatic leukemia factor isoform X8, with amino-acid sequence MSDRERSSPTLIETGLKNLIGGRDGNYPLISGINGKSTSNSKEIICPDDKYKEEGDIWNVEAQTAFLGPNLWDKTLPYDADLKVTQYADLDEFLSENNIPDGLPGTHLGHSSGLGHRSDSLGHAAGLSLGLGHITTKRERSPSPSDCISPDTLNPPSPAESTFSFASSGRDFDPRTRAFSDEELKPQPMIKKSRKQFVPDELKDDKYWARRRKNNIAAKRSRDARRQKENQIAMRARYLEKENATLHQEVEQLKQENMDLRARLSKFQDV
- the LOC117140261 gene encoding hepatic leukemia factor isoform X9, with product MSEPKENIMDLSLRGRKSPFLGFICKSNGKSTSNSKEIICPDDKYKEEGDIWNVEAQTAFLGPNLWDKTLPYDADLKVTQYADLDEFLSENNIPDGLPGTHLGHSSGLGHRSDSLGHAAGLSLGLGHITTKRERSPSPSDCISPDTLNPPSPAESTFSFASSGRDFDPRTRAFSDEELKPQPMIKKSRKQFVPDELKDDKYWARRRKNNIAAKRSRDARRQKENQIAMRARYLEKENATLHQEVEQLKQENMDLRARLSKFQDV
- the LOC117140261 gene encoding hepatic leukemia factor isoform X10; translation: MSEPKENIMDLSLRGKSTSNSKEIICPDDKYKEEGDIWNVEAQTAFLGPNLWDKTLPYDADLKVTQYADLDEFLSENNIPDGLPGTHLGHSSGLGHRSDSLGHAAGLSLGLGHITTKRERSPSPSDCISPDTLNPPSPAESTFSFASSGRDFDPRTRAFSDEELKPQPMIKKSRKQFVPDELKDDKYWARRRKNNIAAKRSRDARRQKENQIAMRARYLEKENATLHQEVEQLKQENMDLRARLSKFQDV
- the LOC117140261 gene encoding hepatic leukemia factor isoform X11, whose amino-acid sequence is MSDRERSSPTLIETGLKNLIGGRDGNYPLISGINGKSTSNSKEIICPDDKYKEEGDIWNVEAQTAFLGPNLWDKTLPYDADLKVTQYADLDEFLSENNIPDGLPGTHLGHSSGLGHRSDSLGHAAGLSLGLGHITTKRERSPSPSDCISPDTLNPPSPAESNELKDDKYWARRRKNNIAAKRSRDARRQKENQIAMRARYLEKENATLHQEVEQLKQENMDLRARLSKFQDV